In one Electrophorus electricus isolate fEleEle1 chromosome 21, fEleEle1.pri, whole genome shotgun sequence genomic region, the following are encoded:
- the anp32a gene encoding acidic leucine-rich nuclear phosphoprotein 32 family member A — translation MDMKKRIHLELRNRTPSDVKELVLDNCRSNDGKIEGLTEDFKELEFLSTINVGLTSVANLPKLNKLKKLELSDNRISGGLEVLAEKCPNLTHLNLSGNKIKDLSTIEPLKKLESLKSLDLFNCEVTNLNDYRENVFKLLPQLTYLDGYDKEDKEAPDSDAEAYVGLDDDDDEDDEVEEEEGDEDAAPEDEDEEGEDEDEEEGEEEEEEDISGEEEEEEDLNDGEVEEEEDYEEERGQKRKREWDEGEEDDD, via the exons ATGGATATGAAGAAGAGAATTCACCTGGAGTTGCGTAACCGAACGCCGTCAGAC gtgAAAGAACTTGTACTCGACAACTGTCGGTCAAATGATGGCAAAATTGAGGGCCTCACAGAAGATTTTAAGGAACTGGAATTTTTAAGCACAATCAATGTAGGCCTAACATCAGTCGCCAACTTGCCCAAGCTCAACAAACTCAAAAAg CTGGAGCTCAGCGATAACAGAATCTCAGGTGGTTTGGAAGTCCTGGCAGAGAAATGTCCTAACCTCACTCATCTAAACCTCAGCGGTAACAAAATCAAAGACCTCAGCACCATTGAACCCCTG AAAAAATTGGAAAGCCTAAAAAGTTTAGATTTGTTCAACTGTGAGGTGACAAACCTGAATGACTACAGAGAAAACGTCTTTAAGTTGCTGCCTCAGTTGACGTATCTTGATGGCTATGACAAAGAGGATAAAGAGGCACCTGACTCTGATGCAGAAGCCTACGTCGGgctggatgatgatgatgatgaagatgatg AAgtagaagaggaggagggtgatGAAGATGCAGCTccagaagatgaagatgaagaaggtgaagatgaggatgaggaggaaggagaagaggaagaggaagaagacatCAGTGGAGAG gaggaggaggaagaagactTAAATGATGGGGAagttgaggaggaggaggactaTG AGGAGGAGCGGGGTCAGAAGAGGAAAAGGGAGTgggatgaaggagaggaagatgatgacTGA